The Halalkalibacter krulwichiae genome has a segment encoding these proteins:
- a CDS encoding YwiC-like family protein, with protein MVLPKEHGTWMMFFLPFLLGVITSTPSLVHIPLFVGWFFLYLASTPLLTIYRNKKRNQEMFRWLILYAVVACIFLIPIIWIYPFLLWLGLCLFPLLLVNIYFINKKNERSLWNNLSGIITFTLGGVASYAIVAPYTIEVILLLILVAFYFTASAFYVKSLIRERKNIQFKKKSHLFHLLLLLVPTLLCIPLFTFAYLPSALKDWLTSRKKQLQPMKIGIIEIVNGCIFFVLYLVLM; from the coding sequence ATGGTTTTACCAAAAGAACACGGTACGTGGATGATGTTTTTCTTACCTTTCTTACTTGGAGTCATTACTTCAACACCTAGCCTCGTCCACATCCCGTTATTTGTCGGTTGGTTTTTTCTCTATTTAGCTTCTACACCACTGTTAACTATTTACCGCAATAAAAAACGTAATCAAGAAATGTTCCGATGGCTAATTTTGTATGCAGTTGTTGCTTGTATATTTCTAATACCGATCATTTGGATTTATCCGTTTTTACTTTGGCTTGGATTATGCCTTTTTCCTCTTCTTTTAGTTAATATTTATTTCATTAATAAAAAGAATGAAAGAAGCTTATGGAACAACCTTAGCGGAATCATAACATTTACACTTGGAGGAGTTGCGTCTTATGCAATCGTTGCACCCTATACAATAGAAGTCATTCTATTATTGATACTCGTAGCTTTTTATTTTACAGCAAGTGCGTTCTATGTAAAGTCATTAATTCGTGAACGTAAAAACATACAATTCAAGAAAAAATCTCATTTATTCCATCTACTTTTATTACTAGTTCCAACGCTGCTCTGCATTCCCCTTTTTACGTTTGCCTATTTGCCTAGTGCATTAAAAGATTGGTTAACTTCAAGAAAGAAACAATTACAACCAATGAAAATTGGTATAATTGAAATTGTAAATGGTTGTATATTTTTTGTTCTCTATCTTGTTCTGATGTAA
- the uvsE gene encoding UV DNA damage repair endonuclease UvsE, with the protein MKIGYACINLTLPSKFKTCRLKTVENEGLNKVKELTIHNFNEVLKNISWNIEQGIYFYRISSDLVPFATHEIMTWVWEQDPDVLNITKQIKTLTSKYSLRLTMHPGQYSILNSPNPEIVRKAILDLEYHSKVLNLVKGTDMIIHVGGAYGNKEEAKERFIETYQTLSKDIKSKLRLENDDKTFHIKDVIDIYQKTGIPILFDYHHNRCNPSSELELTEALTTVFKSWESVGRPKMHISSGRNAETDTAHHDFILEQDFIDFLRLIGSREVDIMFESKRKDESVLRIYQHLKKGTIVPEEHGITVELAPNLYES; encoded by the coding sequence ATGAAGATTGGATATGCATGTATTAACTTAACACTTCCTTCAAAATTTAAAACATGTCGATTAAAAACGGTAGAAAATGAAGGCTTAAATAAAGTTAAAGAACTTACGATACATAACTTTAATGAAGTTCTAAAAAACATTAGCTGGAATATTGAACAGGGCATTTATTTCTATCGAATAAGTAGTGACTTAGTTCCTTTTGCTACACATGAAATAATGACTTGGGTATGGGAACAAGACCCTGATGTTTTAAATATAACAAAACAAATCAAAACTTTAACAAGCAAATATAGTTTGCGACTCACAATGCATCCAGGTCAATACAGCATTTTAAATTCCCCTAACCCTGAAATCGTTCGCAAAGCGATTTTGGATTTAGAGTATCATAGTAAAGTTTTAAACTTAGTAAAGGGAACTGATATGATTATTCATGTTGGAGGAGCTTACGGGAATAAAGAAGAAGCAAAAGAACGTTTTATTGAAACCTATCAAACCTTATCAAAAGACATTAAATCGAAATTACGCCTTGAAAACGATGATAAAACTTTCCATATCAAAGATGTAATCGATATTTACCAAAAGACAGGTATTCCTATTTTATTCGATTACCACCATAATCGCTGTAACCCATCTAGTGAATTAGAATTAACTGAAGCTCTAACCACAGTGTTTAAATCATGGGAATCTGTTGGACGCCCAAAAATGCATATAAGTTCAGGAAGAAATGCAGAGACAGATACAGCCCATCATGATTTTATATTAGAACAAGACTTTATTGATTTTCTACGTTTAATCGGTAGCCGTGAAGTGGATATCATGTTTGAATCCAAACGTAAAGATGAATCTGTATTACGAATATATCAACATCTAAAAAAAGGAACGATTGTGCCGGAAGAACATGGGATTACTGTTGAACTGGCTCCTAACCTTTATGAATCGTAA
- a CDS encoding small multi-drug export protein, translating to MDLLNVIWAYVLVFILSAIPFFEALVVVPLAILGGLHPLLVTVIAVIGNLLTVYLVIVFIEKIKSWRKKKKKDEDQKESKRSRRAQVIWKKYGLPGLALIGPFFVGSHLTALMSITLGGTKKGVAYWMTISLVAWCIGLAILAYLGFDLLGSGDRGFIIEIFNR from the coding sequence ATGGATTTACTTAATGTCATTTGGGCGTATGTGCTTGTATTTATTTTATCAGCTATTCCTTTTTTTGAAGCATTAGTCGTGGTTCCACTAGCGATTCTTGGTGGATTACATCCACTACTAGTTACTGTAATTGCAGTCATTGGAAATTTATTAACCGTTTATTTAGTGATTGTATTTATTGAAAAAATTAAAAGTTGGCGTAAAAAGAAAAAGAAAGATGAAGATCAAAAAGAAAGTAAGAGATCAAGAAGAGCACAAGTGATTTGGAAAAAGTACGGATTACCAGGTTTAGCATTAATTGGACCATTTTTTGTTGGAAGTCATTTAACGGCGTTAATGAGCATTACGTTAGGAGGCACGAAAAAAGGAGTTGCTTATTGGATGACGATAAGTTTAGTTGCTTGGTGTATAGGATTGGCTATTTTAGCTTATCTAGGTTTTGATTTACTTGGCTCGGGAGATCGAGGGTTTATCATAGAAATTTTCAATCGTTAA
- a CDS encoding GntR family transcriptional regulator → MKLPIRVSEESREPIYHQIESQIKALIVGGQLSPGTSLPSIRALATELGCSVITTRRAYQNLEIKGFIKTAQGKGTFVREVEDTVQKETKHKAAYDAFRKAISQAEQLGCSREEMQMIFQQLMKEGK, encoded by the coding sequence ATGAAGCTGCCAATTCGTGTTTCAGAAGAAAGCAGAGAACCTATTTATCACCAAATTGAATCGCAAATTAAAGCACTTATCGTAGGCGGGCAGCTTTCACCAGGAACTTCACTTCCTTCTATTCGAGCTCTAGCAACAGAATTAGGGTGTAGTGTCATTACGACAAGAAGAGCATATCAAAACCTTGAAATAAAAGGGTTTATTAAGACTGCTCAAGGAAAAGGAACATTTGTTAGAGAAGTAGAAGATACTGTCCAAAAGGAAACTAAGCATAAAGCTGCATATGATGCTTTTAGAAAAGCGATCTCACAAGCAGAACAACTAGGTTGTTCAAGAGAGGAAATGCAAATGATCTTTCAGCAACTAATGAAGGAGGGGAAATAA
- a CDS encoding ATP-binding cassette domain-containing protein → MVSVLTLKEVVKTYPRFTLGPLNLNIEQGTAVAVIGPNGSGKSTLFKLIMNIIKATDGKVELFGQVVSTEDSILKQQVGYVGDRLTPFGDLNVKKLAAFISYWYPNWDQKKYEHLVNRYEIDEQEIFQKCSKGTQKKIEFIFALAHNPKLLLLDEPSAGVDLLSQRKMKEDLTNYMESGFNSIMMSSHTLDEIKHLCDYLCMMDNGKVLDVLEKDVIQDNWAKLWVDHLPEALLNESWILKIENEPLQIISNNREEAEQVLAENNVTIQHMQKLNIDEAIEYLLYRSREKSSN, encoded by the coding sequence ATGGTTTCTGTTTTAACATTGAAGGAAGTAGTCAAAACCTATCCTAGGTTTACGCTCGGACCGTTAAACCTAAACATTGAACAAGGAACAGCAGTAGCTGTTATTGGACCTAATGGTTCAGGTAAGAGTACTTTGTTTAAGTTAATCATGAATATCATAAAAGCTACTGATGGAAAAGTTGAGCTATTTGGTCAAGTAGTTTCGACTGAAGATAGTATATTAAAACAGCAGGTTGGTTATGTAGGTGATCGTCTCACACCTTTTGGGGATTTGAACGTAAAGAAGTTAGCAGCATTCATTTCCTATTGGTACCCCAATTGGGATCAGAAGAAATATGAGCATTTGGTCAACAGATATGAAATAGATGAACAAGAAATATTTCAAAAATGTTCGAAAGGAACTCAGAAGAAGATCGAGTTTATTTTTGCGTTAGCCCATAATCCAAAACTCCTTTTATTGGATGAACCATCAGCAGGAGTGGATCTTCTTTCACAACGGAAAATGAAAGAAGATTTAACTAACTATATGGAAAGCGGATTTAACTCAATTATGATGTCTAGTCATACTTTAGATGAAATAAAGCATCTCTGTGATTATTTATGTATGATGGATAATGGTAAAGTCCTTGATGTACTAGAAAAGGATGTTATACAAGATAATTGGGCTAAATTGTGGGTAGATCATTTACCTGAGGCGCTATTAAATGAATCTTGGATACTGAAAATTGAAAATGAACCGCTTCAAATTATATCGAATAACCGAGAAGAAGCAGAACAAGTTTTGGCGGAAAATAATGTAACTATTCAGCACATGCAAAAATTAAATATTGACGAAGCCATTGAGTACTTATTATATAGATCCCGAGAAAAATCAAGTAATTAA
- a CDS encoding YwaF family protein: MMDSIFDMTTHVDKNFFLSPVHIYTISSFVLVTTLFYHLRNHYFVRKYSHLLFIVLLVISEISIVAWSIAVGQWDIRYNLPLQLCTISLYLCIFMLATKNFLLFEFVYFFGLGGAIQAILTPDLFYTFPHFRFIHFFVAHIAIIFSILYMVWVMQFRVTFRSLIKSFALLNVLAILAFIVNIYTGTNYMFLARKPTNPSILDYLGPYPWYIISLEFLVFFIFLFLYLPFILNQKRKVF, translated from the coding sequence ATGATGGATTCCATTTTTGATATGACAACGCACGTGGACAAAAACTTTTTCTTATCACCTGTGCACATTTATACAATAAGTTCATTTGTTTTGGTTACGACTCTTTTTTATCATCTCAGAAATCACTATTTTGTGAGGAAATATAGTCACCTGCTGTTCATAGTACTGTTAGTGATTTCTGAAATTAGTATTGTAGCTTGGAGTATTGCTGTCGGCCAATGGGACATTCGCTATAACTTGCCTTTACAGTTATGTACAATAAGTTTGTACCTTTGTATTTTCATGTTAGCGACAAAAAACTTTTTACTTTTTGAGTTTGTTTATTTCTTTGGCCTAGGTGGCGCTATACAAGCAATTCTAACGCCTGATCTTTTTTATACATTTCCCCATTTTCGTTTTATTCATTTCTTTGTCGCACATATAGCGATCATTTTCTCAATTTTGTATATGGTCTGGGTTATGCAATTCAGAGTAACTTTTAGGTCATTAATAAAATCATTCGCTTTGTTAAATGTTCTTGCCATTCTAGCTTTTATTGTTAATATATATACGGGGACAAACTACATGTTTCTTGCGCGCAAGCCTACAAATCCAAGTATTCTTGACTATTTAGGACCTTACCCTTGGTATATTATTTCACTAGAATTTCTAGTGTTTTTCATATTTTTATTCCTTTATCTCCCTTTCATCCTTAATCAAAAACGAAAAGTTTTTTAA
- a CDS encoding Crp/Fnr family transcriptional regulator has translation MRKVIMNIPLFKHLTNQEIDELLLITHERRYKKRMVIFMEGEQREAVYFIKYGSVKAYKIDEEGNKQVISLLKEGDMFPHVGFFDQSPYPATAEVVSDTELLVIRIKDFEQLLLKRPQMSIKVMTVMGQKIIDLQNRIQDFISKDVQQRFIQVIIKMASEHGKKHEKGIYLEVPLTNQDFANMVGTTRETVNRMLTQLRKRKVIHLERDGILIYNINDLS, from the coding sequence TTGAGAAAGGTAATAATGAACATTCCACTTTTTAAACATTTAACAAACCAAGAAATCGATGAACTTTTATTGATAACTCATGAAAGACGATATAAAAAGAGAATGGTTATCTTCATGGAAGGGGAACAACGAGAAGCTGTCTATTTTATTAAGTATGGAAGTGTAAAGGCTTATAAAATAGATGAAGAAGGAAATAAGCAAGTAATTTCTTTATTGAAGGAAGGTGATATGTTTCCGCATGTTGGCTTTTTTGATCAATCGCCCTATCCTGCAACTGCTGAAGTCGTTAGTGATACGGAGCTATTAGTGATAAGGATTAAAGATTTTGAACAGTTATTACTTAAACGGCCACAAATGTCTATTAAGGTTATGACTGTGATGGGACAAAAAATAATCGATTTACAAAATCGAATTCAAGACTTCATCTCAAAAGATGTACAGCAACGCTTTATACAAGTAATTATCAAAATGGCAAGCGAACATGGAAAAAAACACGAAAAAGGCATTTATTTGGAGGTACCTTTAACAAATCAAGACTTTGCTAATATGGTGGGTACTACAAGAGAAACAGTGAACCGAATGTTGACACAATTAAGAAAGAGAAAAGTTATTCACTTAGAACGAGATGGAATCTTAATATACAATATAAATGACCTATCATAA
- a CDS encoding 3'-5' exonuclease produces the protein MIAVIFDLELMKRFRKGQPSEIVEIGACKVDLQSRSITDQFQVYITPKRGQISKSTRKFIKMSEEDTKKAVPFNIGIEQFRKWLGTDEYYLCSWGKDDRAHFINQSVQYKIPLDWLVNYNDIQKPISKMLSEDINNQIGLKNALNIAGIELTGKSHRGIDDAINTAALFIKFLDRFDLEKNSLSEKEIKLHYKKYKRSRFRHLESVTKKV, from the coding sequence ATGATAGCTGTAATTTTTGATCTTGAGCTTATGAAACGCTTTAGAAAAGGGCAGCCAAGTGAAATCGTTGAAATTGGAGCATGTAAAGTTGATCTGCAATCAAGATCGATTACTGATCAATTTCAAGTTTATATCACTCCCAAAAGGGGCCAAATTTCTAAAAGTACGAGAAAATTCATTAAAATGAGTGAAGAGGACACAAAAAAAGCTGTTCCGTTTAATATAGGGATTGAACAATTTCGAAAATGGTTAGGTACCGATGAATATTATTTATGTTCTTGGGGAAAAGATGATCGGGCCCATTTTATAAATCAATCTGTACAATATAAGATCCCATTAGATTGGTTAGTTAATTATAATGACATTCAAAAGCCTATTAGCAAGATGCTTTCAGAAGATATTAATAATCAGATCGGTTTAAAAAATGCTTTGAATATTGCCGGAATTGAACTCACAGGTAAATCTCATAGAGGAATTGATGATGCGATTAATACCGCTGCTCTTTTCATTAAATTTCTTGATCGATTTGATTTAGAAAAAAATTCATTATCCGAAAAAGAAATAAAACTTCACTATAAAAAGTATAAACGCTCCCGTTTTCGTCATTTAGAGTCTGTTACGAAGAAGGTGTAA
- a CDS encoding TIGR04053 family radical SAM/SPASM domain-containing protein gives MIQQYHQNPFIVIWEVTRACALKCLHCRAEAQHLRDSRELTLQEGKALIDQIYQMNNPLLVLTGGDPLVREDLFELIEHAVKRGVRISMTPSATPRVTKKVMEKAKVAGLSRWAFSLDGHNRDIHDHFRGTKGSFDLTMKAIRHLKELKMPLQINTVVSKFNVKHMREIAELVSELEAVLWSVFFLVPTGRGKNLQPITPDQHEEVMNWLVDLKKTASFDIKTTEAPFFRRVLIQRQGENSNYKMNSSHLDRDCLGRAQNVNDGNGFLFISHIGDVFPSGFLPINCGNIRINDLATIYREHPVFTSLRNPSLYKGKCGTCEYKFICGGSRARAFAVTGDYLESEPYCNYIPRAVQFGKVEKAD, from the coding sequence GTGATCCAGCAATATCATCAAAATCCTTTTATTGTTATTTGGGAAGTAACAAGAGCGTGTGCGTTAAAATGTCTTCATTGTCGTGCTGAAGCACAACATTTACGGGATTCTAGAGAATTGACTTTACAAGAAGGGAAAGCGTTAATTGATCAAATCTATCAAATGAATAATCCATTACTTGTTCTTACCGGAGGAGATCCATTAGTTAGAGAGGACCTTTTTGAATTAATCGAACACGCAGTTAAACGAGGAGTCCGAATCTCTATGACACCGAGCGCTACTCCTCGAGTTACAAAAAAAGTGATGGAAAAAGCTAAAGTAGCTGGGTTATCTCGATGGGCGTTTAGTCTAGATGGCCATAATAGAGATATTCATGATCATTTTAGAGGAACAAAAGGGTCATTTGATTTAACAATGAAAGCCATCCGACATTTAAAAGAATTGAAGATGCCATTACAGATTAATACGGTTGTTTCGAAATTTAATGTTAAACATATGAGGGAAATAGCTGAATTAGTAAGTGAGTTAGAGGCAGTACTGTGGAGTGTATTCTTTCTTGTACCTACAGGAAGAGGTAAAAACCTTCAGCCTATTACCCCAGATCAACACGAGGAAGTGATGAATTGGTTAGTTGACTTGAAGAAAACAGCATCTTTTGATATTAAAACAACTGAAGCACCGTTCTTTCGAAGAGTCTTGATTCAAAGACAAGGAGAAAATAGTAACTATAAAATGAACTCAAGCCATTTAGATCGCGATTGCTTAGGTCGAGCTCAAAATGTTAATGATGGTAATGGCTTTTTGTTTATTTCACACATTGGTGATGTTTTTCCTAGTGGCTTCTTACCAATTAATTGCGGTAATATACGTATAAATGACCTTGCAACTATTTACCGGGAGCATCCTGTGTTTACTTCGCTAAGAAATCCATCACTTTATAAGGGAAAATGCGGAACGTGTGAATATAAATTTATTTGTGGTGGTTCTCGTGCTAGGGCTTTTGCAGTAACAGGTGATTATTTAGAAAGTGAACCGTATTGTAACTATATACCAAGAGCTGTGCAGTTTGGAAAGGTTGAAAAGGCTGACTAA
- the ric gene encoding iron-sulfur cluster repair di-iron protein, translating into MEQVFFRTTKTGDIVTKFPKASQVLKEYKIDFCCGGNQPISEAIKDRHLNEEEVLNKLNSLYSEAYSSNESINWREASYPTLINYIITTHHVYLNETLPELAKFVTKVYRVHGKKRKELKDVYHLFHQLKLELEHHLIEEEERVFPNIIDYESSRAQTKLNATLKTISELEDEHESAGTLLKELRQITNDYSLPEGACTTYTLMYLKLQELEADLFEHIHLENNILFPRLEQEASNE; encoded by the coding sequence ATGGAACAAGTATTTTTCAGAACAACAAAAACGGGTGATATAGTAACAAAATTTCCTAAAGCGAGTCAGGTGCTTAAGGAATACAAAATTGACTTTTGTTGCGGAGGAAACCAACCAATTTCAGAGGCTATAAAAGATCGACATCTAAATGAAGAAGAAGTATTAAATAAACTGAACTCTCTCTATTCTGAAGCCTACTCAAGCAATGAGTCTATTAATTGGAGAGAAGCAAGCTATCCGACCCTTATCAATTATATAATAACAACACATCATGTTTATCTAAATGAAACATTACCTGAACTTGCAAAGTTCGTTACTAAAGTATATCGAGTCCATGGTAAAAAAAGAAAAGAATTGAAAGACGTTTATCACCTCTTTCATCAATTAAAGCTTGAACTAGAACATCACCTAATTGAAGAAGAAGAAAGGGTGTTCCCAAACATTATTGATTACGAAAGTAGCAGGGCTCAAACAAAACTAAATGCCACCTTGAAAACCATCTCTGAATTAGAAGATGAACACGAATCAGCAGGGACATTATTAAAAGAATTACGTCAAATTACAAATGACTATAGCCTACCAGAAGGAGCTTGCACAACCTATACACTAATGTACTTAAAGTTGCAAGAATTAGAAGCTGACTTATTTGAGCATATCCATCTTGAGAATAACATCCTATTTCCAAGATTAGAGCAAGAGGCTAGTAACGAATAA